The following proteins are co-located in the Streptomyces bottropensis ATCC 25435 genome:
- a CDS encoding ferritin-like fold-containing protein, translated as MRFMTTSDKPENATGGEPADAADTAEVTGIAAQDWTRAAADPQYRAAVVDLLGALAYGELAAFERLAEDAKLAPTLVDKAELAKMASAEFHHFERLAGRLTEIGEEPTRAMEPFVEALDGFHRQTAPSDWLEGLVKAYVGDSIASDFYREVAAHLDSDTRGLVLAVLDDTGHAGFAVEKVRAAIDEDPRVGGRLALWARRLMGEALSQSQRVVADRDALSTMLVGGVADGFDLAEVGRMFSRITEAHTKRMAALGLAA; from the coding sequence GTGCGCTTCATGACCACGTCTGACAAGCCTGAGAACGCCACCGGCGGCGAGCCCGCCGACGCCGCCGACACCGCCGAGGTCACCGGGATCGCAGCCCAGGACTGGACCCGGGCAGCCGCCGACCCGCAGTACCGCGCGGCGGTGGTGGATCTGCTGGGCGCGCTGGCGTACGGGGAACTGGCGGCGTTCGAACGGCTCGCGGAGGACGCGAAGCTGGCGCCGACCCTCGTCGACAAGGCGGAGCTGGCGAAGATGGCGTCGGCCGAGTTCCACCACTTCGAGAGGCTCGCCGGCCGGCTCACCGAGATCGGCGAGGAGCCGACGCGGGCCATGGAGCCGTTCGTCGAGGCGCTCGACGGCTTCCACCGGCAGACCGCGCCGTCGGACTGGCTGGAGGGGCTCGTCAAGGCGTACGTCGGCGACTCGATCGCCAGCGACTTCTACCGGGAGGTCGCGGCGCACCTCGACTCGGACACGCGCGGGCTGGTGCTCGCCGTCCTCGACGACACGGGGCACGCCGGTTTCGCCGTGGAGAAGGTGCGCGCCGCGATCGACGAGGACCCGCGAGTGGGCGGCCGACTGGCGCTGTGGGCACGGCGGTTGATGGGGGAGGCGCTGTCGCAGTCGCAGCGGGTGGTGGCCGACCGCGACGCCCTGTCCACGATGCTCGTGGGCGGTGTCGCCGACGGGTTCGATCTGGCCGAGGTGGGGCGGATGTTCTCGCGGATCACCGAGGCGCACACGAAGCGGATGGCCGCGCTGGGCCTGGCCGCGTGA